From Pyrenophora tritici-repentis strain M4 chromosome 1, whole genome shotgun sequence, the proteins below share one genomic window:
- a CDS encoding PyrD, Dihydroorotate dehydrogenase, whose protein sequence is MAPLNIDPPVLNSSNPWCTTLEQLQELYNCPHTGAITTRTSLLHGFPHDPSHHQFAFFNPVTLSASPPNTDNTTAAIDATKTSSLNTLGYSPLPLKHYLDYVQQISDALKTQPRGSNSLSNKNPTPKPIIISVTGSAEEITQCHRLITALQPKVVMPLALEINLSCPNIPGAPPPAYNAEALGVYLSALNEGLASLSSDADAIAVGIKTPPYTYSEQYDALATALKASLVPKREPGSEKIGKQRCPISFITATNTLGSSLLLDPAGPTPQDAAFKHTLLSAAGSGVGGLAGAPLHPLALGNVYTIKKLLLQNEALLSVQIIGTGGVEDNAGYSRMRAVGASAVGVGTAFGRKGLKVFKEIGKDGW, encoded by the coding sequence ATGGCGCCCCTGAACATCGACCCACCCGTCCTGAACTCTTCAAACCCATGGTGCACAACCTTGGAACAGCTCCAGGAACTCTACAACTGCCCGCACACAGGCGCCATCACGACTCGCACGTCACTCCTCCATGGCTTCCCCCACGACCCTTCACACCACCAATTCGCCTTTTTTAACCCCGTGACACTCTCCGCCTCTCCCCCAAACACGGACAACACCACCGCCGCCATCGACGCCACCAAAACCTCCAGCCTAAACACTCTCGGCTACTCGCCCCTCCCCCTAAAGCACTACCTCGACTACGTCCAGCAAATCAGCGATGCCCTCAAAACGCAACCCCGGGGCTCTAACAGTCTCAGCAACAAGAACCCAACACCTAAACCCATTATAATATCCGTAACGGGGTCCGCGGAGGAAATAACACAATGCCACCGCCTCATCACAGCACTCCAACCAAAAGTCGTCATGCCCCTCGCCTTGGAAATCAATCTCTCGTGTCCAAACATCCCCGGCGCACCGCCACCAGCTTACAACGCCGAAGCCCTGGGGGTCTATCTCTCGGCGCTAAATGAGGGGCTGGCTAGTTTGTCGTCGGATGCTGATGCCATTGCCGTTGGTATCAAGACGCCTCCGTACACGTACTCGGAACAGTATGATGCGCTGGCCACCGCGTTGAAGGCTAGTCTCGTCCCGAAGAGGGAGCCTGGTAGTGAGAAGATAGGGAAGCAACGGTGTCCCATATCGTTTATCACAGCAACAAATACGTTGGGTTCATCTCTTTTGCTCGATCCTGCGGGGCCTACGCCACAGGATGCGGCGTTCAAGCATACACTGCTTTCGGCGGCCGGATCGGGTGTTGGTGGTCTAGCTGGTGCGCCATTGCATCCCCTTGCGCTGGGTAATGTGTACACGATTAAAAAGCTGTTGTTGCAGAACGAAGCGTTGCTTAGTGTGCAAATTATTGGCACAGGTGGCGTCGAAGATAACGCGGGGTATTCAAGGATGAGGGCTGTGGGGGCGAGTGCGGTGGGTGTGGGGACGGCGTTTGGGAGGAAGGGGTTGAAGGTTTTTAAGGAAATTGGGAAGGACGGATGGTGA
- a CDS encoding UNC45-central multi-domain protein has translation MPTSSEEERALQLAEKASESTKAGELAVAARYLREASTIAPEHPQIKEAWVALKEEEGKSELLGICRAWVKSRDEHDGDKALKAIRTHGLTQKEAEQAMDILFDFKGEDDILDHVSGELLQNPGAQMWLARAIREQPTRIYYEMFERGDDSIDGMLKVLLNRAIWPDDESFKTGHRDIFMLSLAMMMEEALEHPERAMKGIAQLLAHYAEHLKGIIDADSFDVILSSLDIRLPASLRSQATLASIKLFELAPDTAGELISKFVTARAKKGEANDLVIAFSAAAAIFPVAVTSAAALFLTDGFVSTLVDRVRSKKSHNLEQATLDLISAACVDKNCREAISKHCREWLEDMVAECPNKKRANLAALILVKLGEEQPSEDGPRIVRAEKVDQSDLIASFKSMVIGGDTSSKQDSVEGLAYASLQPKVREDLSKSPKFLKRLVETMSDANSPKNIIFGGLTIFVNITQYLPLQSEEEKRMAQLKAYANVQKPADPDELLNDENVTVRCKRILDAGVVPLLVQVCKKGSPSILTQSSLILLSLSKDTKSRGTMAQQGAVKLLIQIWEHISSTNDSSTTGTTPFPPGALATTAQALSRLLISINPSHVFNAALPSTSAIRPLLSQLTRTESSTWQLHAFEALLALTNLASLDRSTQDHIIRQSFDTVVDDLLLSNNTMIRRASTELICNLMASPVCIGNFVDASPRAKHRLHLLLAMTDVDDSATRSAAGGALAMLLSVDLAVVEFLKQDKSVEWLVGLCRDEDEAIRYRGVVCLRSVVELDEGREKCNSKGAVEALKVVLKESRSQEVLAVGVEALKILLGQ, from the coding sequence ATGCCTACATCATCAGAGGAGGAAAGAGCGTTGCAGCTTGCTGAGAAGGCAAGTGAGAGCACCAAAGCGGGAGAGTTGGCTGTTGCAGCTCGGTACCTACGCGAAGCTAGTACGATTGCACCCGAGCATCCGCAAATCAAGGAAGCATGGGTGGCACTGAAGGAAGAGGAGGGTAAGAGCGAGTTACTGGGTATCTGCAGAGCTTGGGTCAAGAGCCGGGATGAACATGATGGAGACAAGGCCCTGAAAGCCATCAGAACGCATGGGTTGACGCAGAAAGAGGCGGAACAGGCAATGGATATTCTCTTCGACTTCAAAGGCGAGGATGATATCTTGGATCATGTGTCCGGCGAGTTGCTGCAAAACCCTGGAGCTCAGATGTGGCTTGCTAGAGCCATCCGGGAGCAGCCGACACGCATCTACTATGAGATGTTTGAGCGAGGAGACGACTCAATTGATGGAATGCTCAAGGTGTTGCTCAACCGGGCTATCTGGCCCGATGACGAATCCTTCAAGACGGGCCACAGAGATATCTTCATGCTCAGTTTGGCCATGATGATGGAGGAAGCGCTCGAGCATCCGGAACGTGCAATGAAGGGTATTGCGCAGCTACTCGCTCACTACGCCGAACATCTCAAGGGTATCATCGATGCAGATAGTTTTGACGTCATACTCTCGTCGCTTGATATCCGACTGCCGGCTAGTCTACGCAGTCAAGCTACACTTGCAAGTATTAAGCTGTTTGAGCTTGCGCCAGATACTGCTGGAGAGCTCATCTCAAAGTTTGTCACTGCTCGAGCCAAAAAGGGAGAAGCGAACGATCTTGTCATTGCCTTTTCCGCCGCAGCTGCCATCTTCCCAGTTGCTGTTACATCTGCCGCCGCCCTGTTCCTTACAGATGGATTTGTCAGTACATTGGTGGACAGGGTGCGGAGCAAGAAGTCACACAATCTGGAACAAGCGACTCTCGACCTGATTAGTGCAGCTTGCGTGGACAAGAACTGCCGCGAAGCAATCAGCAAGCATTGTCGGGAATGGCTAGAGGACATGGTTGCAGAATGTCCAAACAAGAAGCGGGCCAACCTAGCTGCACTCATACTGGTCAAGTTGGGCGAGGAGCAACCATCTGAAGATGGGCCACGAATTGTAAGGGCAGAGAAGGTGGATCAGAGCGATCTAATTGCGAGCTTCAAGTCGATGGTCATTGGCGGTGACACATCTTCCAAGCAGGACTCCGTCGAAGGTCTTGCCTACGCTTCTCTCCAGCCCAAGGTCCGCGAAGATCTTTCCAAATCGCCCAAATTTCTCAAACGCCTCGTAGAAACCATGAGCGATGCAAACTCACCCAAGAACATCATATTTGGTGGCCTCACCATTTTCGTCAACATCACACAATACCTGCCGTTGCAGTCCGAAGAAGAGAAGCGCATGGCACAGCTGAAAGCCTACGCCAACGTGCAGAAGCCAGCTGATCCCGACGAACTCCTCAACGACGAGAACGTCACAGTACGATGTAAACGTATCCTCGACGCCGGCGTCGTACCCCTTCTCGTGCAAGTTTGCAAGAAAGGCTCACCATCGATCCTCACACAAAGCAGCCTTATCCTGCTGAGCCTATCTAAAGACACCAAAAGCAGAGGCACCATGGCGCAACAAGGCGCAGTCAAACTACTCATCCAAATCTGGGAGCACATTTCCTCTACCAACGACTCCTCCACCACAGGCACCACACCCTTCCCACCCGGCGCACTTGCCACAACCGCCCAAGCCCTCTCCCGCCTCCTCATAAGCATCAACCCCTCGCACGTCTTTAACGCCGCTCTCCCCAGCACCTCAGCCATTCGGCCCCTCCTCAGCCAACTAACCCGCACTGAGTCCTCAACCTGGCAACTCCACGCCTTCGAAGCCCTACTTGCCCTCACCAATCTGGCATCCCTAGACCGCAGCACCCAAGACCACATAATCCGGCAATCCTTCGACACCGTCGTCGACGACCTCCTACTCAGCAATAACACCATGATCCGACGCGCCTCCACAGAGCTAATCTGCAACCTCATGGCCTCGCCCGTCTGCATCGGAAATTTTGTTGACGCTTCCCCCCGCGCAAAACACAGGCTACATCTCCTGCTCGCCATGACGGACGTGGATGATAGCGCCACACGATCGGCGGCCGGCGGCGCACTAGCCATGCTACTTTCTGTCGATCTTGCCGTGGTCGAGTTTCTCAAGCAGGACAAGAGTGTTGAGTGGCTCGTGGGTTTGTGTCGGGATGAAGACGAGGCGATACGGTatcgtggtgttgtttgCTTGAGGAGTGTTGTTGAACTCGACGAGGGCAGAGAGAAGTGTAACAGTAAAGGGGCAGTGGAGGCGTTGAAGGTCGTGCTCAAGGAGAGTAGGAGTCAGGAAGTTTTGGCTGTGGGGGTGGAGGCTTTGAAGATTTTGCTGGGGCAGTAG
- a CDS encoding Leucine-rich repeat (LRR) protein, whose amino-acid sequence MASTTQPWLEDLSEEWVTQPSPETLARNQESPAVSQASQSAGKARSRLPRMRQSSGSFSEIQVRNIAKELRPPKQRGAGHERSLSDLAVPTTSSPHAAPRDVSFSDFSISQGSVMQNGTIAQDTVARSPVKARGPQDTPEWRRRLVNGSGVGYGNQTDLFGPTGLENIFQKPAPGASEDSAQPKRRLGLLKSLTTVPSSPPPWPAVQQVKGAGQAAQKHEQVHHADQENPSLDNTEQDQGTSVCTQGPGPLEARTVSGQIEYENENFSPVFLTMTANMNVSQSAKPGPNFRGSELANRLRQIGSPPPTVDQPSYDESALSFSREDSSLARLQDESLPEGLPTGTPDVADVGRHVELRRGGYSREGSFRRKPLSPSPERPASEASNGRTSTAQSKPSAKHPLREITTDPTTPHRGGHEQFLSPDRAKNSGSPLKLFDAHDTYTSNRIQRRLSQLEYKSEKASSVKDGTAESTKVVPKTSRLSSVEERSMQNIDQYLPTQLHRKTPYRVGSFGEGQLNQYQFSGDFSAISSDEDCHDDTAPDESPSTDVAPPGSRQPFKFHLEESPAQRTSSKARRQVSSHGGDSIRITSRPKFVPHRKVTTPNIEEDSELAHEYTEGKRGPTSPFKNPTPKRRRTICSVEDDGGDDGDVFNDDDAGTIKRSHAAIQAVVSHHKDAGHDPFNPVATSETLARRHILRPRNPTPSQRRREEIQAEIMEATEAFIMSSPKLNTIREQLEPSMLSDTDNERDRAKAVANQIAAFSMRRQNGSRDKTRKRSVTTQDFLDEALKIMDFIRTKGRPTSGLGSLEETEAETELIQERNDPSSNVLTFDRPPSKEGRPSTWKEPNKQEMDAKIMNHLRKYQEHENDTFLNSSVNSIRVSRLGGSAIPGESIVIEQNDIRITDNRNRHRDDHEDEDNQLNSPQHTADTHRSRCSSFGQTVVTNASRRSDHVATLAPEAVAHLIPPEVAGMSFDRDKNVWVRQKSPSRQQRREEHPSGMNESEDDPFGNIPDLTVEDTYDQDAKTGSPVRLQPTAETILEDTEKPESDEEARPSTREGNGVAYTDTSSAPSKASNFGWSYPRPDTRATSWSTQAPRNLSTKIAHAPTTYAIPESDEEDVEHEIQYFEGRDRAPPSVQRPRVRDITISIAEREVPNLEPQPEKPQQKLRQNEWGPSSAQKRSEKKQSTWKQMNGTRALSHGPPSRLPVFNGDGDLSLLDDAPSRNYRMQLSMNVSAPPLRNGRRDTLVAAPSSPVKDVTFLLSDLPEFTLNQIDEFDLPDRVVVKHDGSRFSKALEDRYAQGTAELVKALQDVEPDEPYWEDLRNVSLRKKDLSSLHRLDELCYQLEELDVSDNKINQVDGIPYSMRRLAAQNNCLTGLTSWTTLVNLQHLDISGNDIDALDGLAELVHLRILKADNNKIKSLEGILHLDGLMELSIGRNEIDIVDFSRSNLKSLTDLDLRKNQLLEVRNLHCLPQLQHLNLDDNEIDEFPVVDTPLKPCKVLRSIRLCRNRTTHLDVEKYFPKLESLYIDGNALTQVSGLEHLRHLRTFSAREQVLESESDMEMCASNLVRNTEVRNLYLSLNPTYGLHISQHLLSLQRLELASMGLKELPTNFGQLTPNLRSVNLNFNSLTDLRPLLNIKRLSELLLVGNKLERLRANAMVLGKLGTLHKLDWRDNPLTLRFYAPASENRIMSLRQKPSEEQLRNRFVMPDGEVEADVQHLLRLDYETRIRRRVTEMMLANLCKSLKELDGLPFDKARVLVKDDVWERLLFLGVIQRKRADTAVETE is encoded by the exons ATGGCCAGCACCACACAGCCGTGGCTCGAGGATCTTTCTGAGGAATGGGTCACGCAGCCCTCGCCAGAAACTCTTGCGCGCAACCAAGAGAGCCCGGCGGTTTCCCAGGCTAGCCAGAGCGCAGGAAAGGCCCGCAGTCGTCTCCCCCGCATGCGCCAATCCTCGGGCTCCTTCTCAGAGATCCAAGTCCGCAACATCGCAAAGGAGCTGCGCCCGCCAAAGCAACGCGGTGCCGGCCATGAGCGCAGCCTCAGCGACTTGGCTGTCCCGACCACCTCGTCGCCGCATGCGGCCCCACGCGACGTCTCGTTTTCCGACTTCTCCATATCGCAGGGCTCCGTCATGCAAAATGGCACCATAGCACAGGACACCGTCGCACGGTCGCCAGTCAAGGCACGTGGGCCACAGGATACACCGGAGTGGAGGCGGAGGCTGGTCAATGGCAGTGGTGTGGGCTACGGCAACCAGACCGACCTCTTCGGCCCCACAGGCTTGGAGAACATCTTCCAGAAGCCAGCCCCTGGCGCATCTGAGGACTCAGCCCAACCGAAGCGCAGGCTTGGTTTGCTTAAGAGTCTCACCACCGTGCCGTCTAGCCCCCCGCCGTGGCCAGCCGTGCAGCAGGTCAAGGGCGCAGGCCAAGCAGCACAAAAGCACGAGCAGGTACATCATGCAGATCAGGAGAATCCTTCGCTGGACAACACAGAGCAAGATCAAGGCACATCGGTCTGCACCCAGGGACCAGGTCCACTGGAAGCGCGGACAGTGAGCGGCCAGATTGAATACGAAAACGAAAACTTCAGCCCTGTGTTTCTGACCATGACTGCGAACATGAACGTCAGCCAGTCCGCTAAGCCAGGCCCAAACTTCAGAGGATCCGAGCTCGCCAACCGATTACGACAGATTGGATCGCCGCCTCCCACTGTTGACCAGCCCTCTTACGACGAGAGCGCGTTAAGCTTCAGCCGTGAAGACTCATCCCTGGCAAGGCTGCAGGATGAATCGCTGCCGGAAGGTCTTCCCACGGGCACGCCAGATGTGGCTGATGTTGGACGTCACGTGGAACTTCGAAGAGGCGGATACTCTAGGGAAGGATCTTTTCGTCGAAAGCCACTTAGTCCGTCGCCCGAGAGACCTGCTTCTGAAGCTTCAAACGGTCGTACAAGTACGGCACAATCAAAACCTAGCGCAAAGCACCCTCTCCGAGAAATCACCACAGACCCAACAACTCCCCATCGAGGAGGACACGAACAGTTCCTAAGTCCAGACCGGGCGAAGAACTCCGGAAGTCCTCTCAAGCTATTTGATGCGCATGACACCTACACGAGTAATCGTATCCAGCGGCGATTGAGCCAGCTCGAATACAAATCCGAGAAGGCATCTAGCGTCAAGGACGGCACAGCGGAGAGTACAAAAGTGGTACCTAAGACTTCAAGATTGTCGTCAGTGGAAGAGAGGAGCATGCAAAACATTGACCAGTATCTTCCAACACAACTCCACCGAAAAACGCCCTACAGGGTCGGTTCTTTCGGCGAAGGACAGCTTAACCAGTACCAGTTCTCGGGGGACTTTTCTGCTATTTCGTCCGATGAGGATTGCCACGATGATACCGCACCAGACGAGTCACCATCAACAGATGTTGCACCACCTGGAAGTCGGCAACCCTTCAAATTCCATCTGGAAGAATCACCAGCCCAGCGGACATCCTCAAAAGCCAGAAGACAAGTGTCCAGTCACGGAGGGGACTCGATAAGAATCACCAGTCGACCGAAATTTGTACCACACCGGAAGGTCACAACTCCCAATATTGAAGAGGATTCAGAGCTCGCCCATGAGTATACCGAGGGGAAGAGAGGTCCGACGTCACCGTTCAAGAACCCGACGCCAAAGCGTAGAAGGACAATCTGTTCTGTAGAAGACGACGGGGGCGACGATGGAGATGTCTTCAACGATGACGACGCAGGCACCATAAAACGCTCGCACGCAGCCATACAAGCCGTGGTTAGTCACCACAAAGACGCTGGCCATGACCCTTTCAACCCCGTCGCCACTTCAGAAACGCTAGCGCGGAGACACATTCTAAGGCCCCGCAACCCCACACCTAGCCAGCGAAGGCGCGAGGAGATCCAAGCAGAGATCATGGAGGCTACCGAAGCATTCATCATGTCCTCACCAAAGCTCAACACTATTCGTGAGCAGCTAGAACCGTCAATGCTCTCAGATACCGACAACGAAAGGGACCGAGCAAAGGCAGTTGCCAACCAGATTGCCGCTTTTAGTATGAGGAGGCAGAATGGATCGCGAGATAAGACCCGCAAACGTTCTGTTACTACACAAGACTTCCTGGACGAGGCACTGAAAATCATGGACTTTATCCGCACAAAAGGTCGCCCAACCAGTGGACTAGGCAGTCTCGAAGAAACGGAGGCTGAAACCGAGCTCATCCAGGAGCGCAATGACCCCTCTTCTAATGTGTTGACATTTGATAGGCCCCCAAGCAAAGAGGGGCGCCCTTCGACGTGGAAGGAACCCAACAAGCAGGAAATGGACGCAAAAATCATGAACCATCTTCGTAAATATCAAGAGCACGAAAATGACACATTCCTCAACTCGTCCGTAAACTCTATCCGCGTTTCACGCCTAGGTGGATCGGCCATTCCCGGAGAAAGCATAGTTATTGAGCAAAACGACATTAGGATCACGGACAACCGGAACAGGCATCGGGACGACCACGAAGACGAAGACAACCAGCTGAACTCTCCACAACATACGGCAGATACCCATCGGTCGCGGTGCTCATCATTTGGACAAACAGTAGTTACAAACGCCTCTCGCCGTTCGGATCATGTCGCTACCCTTGCACCTGAAGCGGTCGCCCATCTTATTCCGCCAGAAGTAGCTGGGATGAGCTTTGACCGTGACAAGAATGTCTGGGTTCGTCAAAAGTCTCCATCCAGGCAGCAACGTCGCGAGGAGCACCCTAGCGGCATGAATGAGAGCGAAGATGATCCTTTTGGCAATATTCCTGATTTGACTGTGGAAGACACGTATGATCAGGATGCCAAGACAGGCTCACCAGTTCGTCTGCAGCCGACAGCAGAGACTATTCTTGAGGACACCGAAAAACCAGAGTCTGACGAAGAAGCGCGCCCGTCAACCCGTGAGGGCAATGGCGTCGCCTATACAGATACAAGCTCCGCGCCTTCAAAGGCTTCCAATTTTGGGTGGAGTTATCCTCGCCCTGACACGCGGGCTACTTCCTGGAGCACACAAGCGCCACGGAACTTGAGTACCAAAATAGCACACGCACCTACCACTTATGCCATTCCAGAGTCTGATGAAGAGGACGTCGAGCACGAGATCCAATACTTTGAGGGAAGAGACCGTGCTCCTCCGAGCGTACAACGTCCGCGGGTGCGTGACATTACGATTTCGATCGCAGAGCGAGAAGTTCCCAACCTAGAACCACAGCCCGAGAAACCACAGCAGAAGCTTCGCCAGAATGAGTGGGGGCCGTCAAGTGCTCAAAAGCGATCGGAGAAGAAGCAGTCAACTTGGAAGCAGATGAACGGCACCAGAGCTCTTTCGCATGGACCACCCAGCCGCCTACCTGTCTTCAACGGAGATGGCGACTTGTCACTGTTGGACGATGCTCCTTCAAGAAATTATCGGATGCAGCTCTCGATGAATGTTTCTGCACCTCCCTTGCGAAATGGTAGACGCGACACACTCGTTGCTGCACCGTCTTCACCAGTGAAAGATGTCACCTTCTTGCTCAGTGACCTGCCCGAGTTCACGCTCAATCAGATCGACGAATTTGATCTTCCAGATCGGGTGGTCGTCAAACACGATGGTAGTCGGTTCTCGAAAGCCTTGGAAGATCGCTATGCGCAAGGTACTGCGGAGTTAGTCAAGGCACTTCAAGATGTGGAACCAGACGAGCCGTATTGGGAAGATCTTCGTAACGTCAGTCTCCGTAAGAAGGACCTCAGTAGCTTACATCGTCTTGACGAGCTGTGCTACCAACTTGAAGAGCTTGACGTTTCAGACAACAAGATCAATCAAGTGGATGGCATACCGTACTCCATGAGACGTTTGGCGGCACAAAACAACTGTCTAACCGGGCTTACTTCTTGGACCACTCTCGTCAACCTTCAACACCTTGACATATCTGGCAACGACATTGATGCACTGGACGGGCTCGCTGAGCTGGTGCATCTCCGGATTCTGAAGGCTGACAACAACAAAATCAAGTCTCTCGAAGGCATTCTGCATCTTGATGGCCTGATGGAACTGAGCATTGGTCGCAACGAGATTGACATTGTTGACTTTTCTCGGTCAAACCT GAAATCTCTCACAGACTTGGACCTGCGAAAGAACCAGTTGCTCGAAGTTCGGAACCTACATTGCCTACCGCAGCTTCAGCACCTCAATCTTG ATGACAACGAGATCGACGAATTCCCTGTTGTTGACACACCACTGAAGCCCTGCAAGGTCCTACGGTCGATCCGTCTCTGTCGAAACAGAACTACACACCTCGATGTCGAAAAATACTTCCCAAAACTCGAGTCGCTCTACATTGATGGCAATGCGTTGACGCAGGTGTCAGGTCTAGAGCATCTTCGACACTTGCGGACCTTTTCAGCCCGGGAACAGGTGCTGGAATCCGAGTCAGACATGGAGATGTGTGCTAGCAACCTGGTTAGGAACACGGAAGTGCGCAACCTATACCTCTCACTCAACCCCACATACGGCCTGCACATCTCGCAGCATTTGTTGAGCCTTCAAAGGTTAGAATTGGCATCAATGGGCCTCAAGGAACTACCGACCAACTTTGGTCAGCTCACACCAAACCTCCGGTCGGTTAACCTCAACTTCAACTCTCTTACCGATCTCCGACCGCTCCTTAACATTAAGCGACTGAGCGAGCTTTTATTGGTTGGTAACAAGCTTGAACGACTGCGCGCGAACGCAATGGTCCTGGGCAAGTTGGGCACTCTTCATAAGCTAGACTGGCGGGATAACCCGCTCACGCTGCGCTTTTATGCCCCTGCGTCTGAGAACAGAATCATGTCACTTAGGCAGAAACCCTCGGAAGAACAGTTGAGGAACCGCTTCGTCATGCCCGATGGAGAAGTTGAGGCAGACGTTCAGCACCTTCTACGGCTGGACTATGAGACCCGCATTAGGCGACGTGTCACTGAGATGATGCTTGCTAATCTATGCAAAAGCCTAAAGGAGCTGGATGGATTACCATTTGACAAGGCGCGCGTGCTTGTCAAGGATGATGTTTGGGAGCGTCTCTTGTTCCTCGGCGTTATACAGCGCAAGCGGGCAGATACAGCTGTCGAAACTGAGTAA
- a CDS encoding MhpC, hydrolase or acyltransferase (alpha-beta hydrolase superfamily) → MAPPLELQPYEISIPDAAIDKLKRKLSDADFPDELDAPDQWPYGSPLADIQRLAKHWETNFNWREAESAINKLPNYRTTITVDNFGALDIHFVYQKSSNPNAIPLLFCHGWPGSFLEVSKLLPRLAAGEKEGKPAFHVVAPSLPNFGFSQSIRKPGFALSQYAETCHRLMLELGYSKYVTQGGDWGFYITRCMGVLYPDHVVASHINMVRAHAPKFSSQPVLALQHAVTPYTAAEANGLKRSEWFVNDGQAYRQLHATKPQTLSYAFADSPVALLAWIYEKLVDWTDGYDWTDDEILIWVSIYWFSSAGPNAHIRIYYEAQHHPTDKIPDRERASQWVARVKLGVAHFPREITVVPRLWAKTLGPLVYESVNDKGGHFAAHERPDVIVDDLQKMFGKTGPCYEIVPGMAGY, encoded by the exons AATGGCCCTACGGCTCGCCCCTCGCCGACATCCAGCGTCTAGCCAAACACTGGGAAACAAACTTCAACTGGCGAGAAGCCGAATCCGCAATCAATAAGCTACCCAACTACCGCACCACCATCACAGTGGACAACTTTGGCGCCCTCGACATCCATTTCGTGTACCAAAAGTCGTCTAATCCGAATGCCATACCCCTCCTCTTCTGCCATGGCTGGCCCGGCTCCTTCCTCGAAGTTAGTAAACTACTTCCACGCCTGGCAGCCGGCGAAAAGGAAGGAAAACCAGCGTTTCATGTCGTCGCTCCCTCGCTGCCCAATTTCGGTTTCAGCCAGAGCATCCGCAAGCCTGGCTTCGCGCTATCGCAGTATGCCGAGACGTGCCATCGACTGATGCTCGAGCTGGGCTACTCTAAATATGTGACGCAGGGCGGTGACTGGGGCTTTTACATCACAAGATGCATGGGTGTGCTGTACCCCGATCACGTCGTAGCAAGCCATATCAACATGGTGCGCGCACATGCGCCGAAATTTTCTTCGCAGCCAGTTCTCGCGCTCCAACATGCTGTGACGCCGTACACGGCTGCCGAAGCAAACGGCCTGAAGCGCTCAGAGTGGTTTGTCAACGATGGCCAGGCGTACCGTCAATTGCATGCTACGAAGCCCCAGACACTGTCCTATGCTTTTGCGGACAGTCCCGTTGCCCTACTGGCATGGATCTACGAGAAGCTCGTCGACTGGACCGACGGCTACGATTGGACAGACGACGAGATATTAATCTGGGTAAGTATATACTGGTTTAGCTCCGCGGGGCCCAATGCCCACATCAGGATCTACTACGAAGCACAACACCACCCCACTGATAAGATACCCGATAGAGAGCGCGCGAGTCAGTGGGTTGCTCGCGTCAAGCTGGGTGTTGCGCATTTCCCAAGGGAGATTACTGTTGTTCCTAGGCTTTGGGCGAAGACGCTGG GACCGCTCGTGTATGAGAGCGTCAACGATAAAGGTGGCCACTTTGCTGCGCACGAAAGACCGGATGTAATCGTCGATGATCTGCAAAAGATGTTTGGCAAAACCGGGCCGTGCTACGAAATAGTCCCTGGCATGGCCGGGTACTAG